A genomic region of Brevibacillus sp. JNUCC-41 contains the following coding sequences:
- a CDS encoding DNA-dependent RNA polymerase subunit epsilon: MVFKVYYQVTISEVPIRENTKTMFVEGESVRDVRLKLKKEPYNVEIVLPVTGAYLEYEKQNEDYKVLEL; encoded by the coding sequence ATGGTTTTTAAGGTATACTATCAAGTAACCATATCAGAGGTTCCCATCAGGGAGAATACTAAAACAATGTTTGTCGAAGGTGAATCCGTTCGTGACGTTCGTTTAAAATTAAAAAAGGAACCTTATAACGTAGAAATCGTATTACCCGTAACCGGAGCATATTTAGAATATGAAAAACAAAATGAAGATTACAAAGTATTGGAGCTATAA